In Geobacillus kaustophilus, a genomic segment contains:
- the glnA gene encoding type I glutamate--ammonia ligase — protein sequence MAKYTRDDILHIVKEENVKYIRLQFTDILGTIKNVEIPISQLEKALNNKIMFDGSSIEGFVRIEESDMYLYPDLDTFVIFPWTSEKGKVARFICDIYNPDGTPFEGCPRYNLKRMLKEMEALGFNAFNLGAEPEFFLFKLDEKGHPTMELNDRGGYFDLAPTDLGENCRRDIVLELEEMGFEIEASHHEVAPGQHEIDFKYAHAIKACDDIQTFKLVVKTIARKHGLHATFMPKPIFGINGSGMHCNLSLFRNGENAFFDPNGDLQLSDTARQFIAGVLKHAPNFTAVTNPTVNSYKRLVPGYEAPCYVAWSARNRSPLIRIPASRGMSTRIEVRSVDPSANPYLAMAVLLAAGLDGIRNKLTPPAPVDRNIYVMTKEERLEEGIVDLPATLHEALENLKSDEVMVHALGKHLFEHFVEAKEIEWDMYRTTVHQWELDQYMELY from the coding sequence ATGGCAAAATATACGCGTGACGACATTCTACACATCGTCAAAGAGGAAAATGTCAAGTACATCCGCCTGCAATTCACCGATATTTTGGGCACGATCAAAAACGTCGAAATTCCGATCAGCCAGCTTGAGAAAGCGCTTAACAACAAAATTATGTTTGACGGGTCGTCGATCGAAGGATTTGTCCGCATCGAAGAGTCGGATATGTATTTGTATCCGGACTTGGATACGTTCGTCATTTTCCCGTGGACTTCAGAAAAAGGAAAAGTCGCCCGCTTTATCTGCGACATTTACAATCCGGACGGCACGCCGTTTGAAGGCTGTCCGCGCTACAACTTGAAGCGGATGCTGAAAGAGATGGAGGCGCTCGGCTTCAACGCCTTTAACTTAGGAGCTGAGCCGGAATTCTTCCTCTTCAAGCTTGACGAAAAAGGACACCCGACGATGGAGCTGAACGATCGCGGCGGTTATTTCGATTTGGCGCCGACCGATCTTGGGGAAAACTGCCGGCGCGACATTGTGCTCGAGCTTGAGGAAATGGGGTTTGAAATCGAAGCGTCCCATCATGAAGTCGCTCCGGGCCAGCATGAGATCGATTTTAAATACGCCCATGCGATTAAAGCGTGCGATGACATTCAAACGTTTAAGCTCGTCGTCAAAACGATCGCCCGCAAACACGGATTGCATGCGACCTTTATGCCGAAGCCGATTTTTGGGATCAACGGTTCGGGAATGCATTGCAACCTGTCGCTGTTCCGCAACGGTGAAAACGCCTTTTTCGATCCGAACGGCGACTTGCAGTTGAGCGATACGGCGCGGCAGTTTATCGCCGGCGTGCTGAAGCATGCGCCGAACTTTACGGCGGTGACGAACCCGACCGTCAACTCGTACAAACGGCTTGTTCCGGGCTATGAAGCGCCGTGCTATGTCGCTTGGTCGGCGCGCAACCGCAGCCCGCTCATCCGCATTCCCGCTTCGCGCGGCATGAGCACGCGCATTGAGGTGCGAAGCGTTGACCCGTCGGCCAACCCATACTTGGCCATGGCGGTGCTTTTAGCCGCTGGGCTTGACGGCATTCGCAACAAGCTCACTCCTCCGGCGCCAGTGGATCGAAACATTTACGTCATGACGAAAGAAGAACGGCTCGAAGAAGGCATCGTCGATTTGCCGGCAACGCTGCATGAAGCGTTGGAAAACTTGAAGTCGGATGAAGTGATGGTTCATGCGCTCGGCAAACATTTATTCGAGCATTTCGTCGAGGCGAAAGAAATTGAGTGGGATATGTACCGGACAACGGTTCATCAATGGGAATTGGACCAATATATGGAACTCTACTGA
- a CDS encoding MerR family transcriptional regulator → MSSQIRRSMPLFPIGIVMQLTDLSARQIRYYEEHGLVTPARTEGNRRLFSLNDIDRLLEIKDLIDQGVNLAGIKQIFAAREEGRHGQAEKVEKAGKPKLSDEELREILRNELLQAGRFQRASLRQGDLARFFH, encoded by the coding sequence ATGAGCAGCCAAATTCGTCGTTCCATGCCATTGTTTCCGATTGGGATTGTGATGCAGCTGACCGACTTATCGGCCCGGCAAATCCGCTATTATGAAGAACATGGCCTCGTCACGCCGGCGCGTACGGAAGGCAACCGGCGGCTGTTTTCGCTCAATGACATTGACCGCTTGCTCGAGATTAAAGATTTGATCGACCAAGGAGTCAACTTGGCGGGCATTAAGCAAATTTTTGCCGCGCGGGAGGAAGGGCGCCACGGGCAGGCGGAGAAAGTCGAAAAAGCAGGAAAACCGAAGCTGTCGGACGAAGAACTGCGCGAAATTTTGCGGAATGAATTGCTGCAGGCCGGCCGGTTCCAGCGCGCATCGCTTCGCCAGGGAGATCTCGCTCGCTTCTTTCATTAA
- a CDS encoding aminotransferase class I/II-fold pyridoxal phosphate-dependent enzyme codes for MFWTQWKHGETIALLIEEIEAQIAPIHHRIDELVDVNQYRVLESFRRHQVSDAHFIPSTGYGYDDTGRDTLDRIYADVFGAEAGLVRPQIISGTHAIAIALFGVLRPGDELLYITGAPYDTLEEIVGVRGRGIGSLKEFQISYRSVPLTEDGSVDFPTVREAIHERTKMIGIQRSRGYADRPSFTVEEIGDMIAFVKSIKPDVVVFVDNCYGEFVEEKEPCHVGADLMAGSLIKNPGGGLAKTGGYIVGKREYVEACAYRMTSPGIGAEVGPSLYSLPDMYQGFFLAPHTVGQALKGAVFTAAMLERIGLTTSPSWKAKRTDLVQSVRFDDPEQMVAFCQAIQASSPVNAHFTPYPSDMPGYEDKVIMAAGTFVQGASMELTADGPLRPPYVAYVQGGLTYSHVKIAVCSAIERLLEQRLICL; via the coding sequence ATGTTTTGGACGCAATGGAAACACGGAGAAACGATCGCTCTTCTCATCGAGGAAATCGAAGCACAAATCGCGCCGATTCACCACCGCATCGATGAACTGGTCGATGTCAACCAATACCGCGTGCTTGAGAGTTTCCGCCGCCATCAAGTGAGCGACGCCCACTTCATCCCGTCGACCGGCTATGGCTATGACGATACCGGCCGCGATACGCTCGACCGCATTTACGCCGACGTCTTCGGCGCCGAAGCAGGCCTTGTACGGCCACAAATCATTTCCGGCACGCACGCGATTGCGATCGCGCTGTTTGGCGTGTTGCGCCCGGGCGATGAATTGCTTTACATCACGGGCGCTCCGTACGATACGCTTGAGGAAATCGTCGGCGTCCGCGGCCGCGGCATCGGTTCGTTGAAAGAATTTCAAATCAGCTACCGGAGCGTGCCGCTTACAGAAGACGGATCAGTCGACTTTCCAACTGTTCGCGAAGCGATCCACGAGCGGACGAAAATGATCGGCATTCAGCGCTCGCGCGGCTATGCGGACCGGCCGTCGTTTACTGTCGAAGAGATTGGCGACATGATTGCATTCGTCAAGTCGATCAAACCGGATGTCGTCGTGTTTGTCGACAATTGCTATGGCGAATTCGTCGAAGAGAAAGAGCCATGCCATGTCGGCGCCGATTTGATGGCCGGCTCGCTCATTAAAAACCCGGGAGGGGGATTGGCGAAAACGGGCGGCTACATTGTCGGCAAGCGGGAATATGTGGAGGCGTGCGCCTATCGGATGACCTCGCCGGGCATTGGAGCGGAAGTCGGTCCGTCGCTTTACAGCTTGCCGGATATGTATCAAGGCTTTTTCCTTGCGCCGCACACCGTGGGCCAGGCGCTCAAGGGGGCGGTTTTTACGGCGGCGATGCTCGAGCGGATCGGACTAACAACCTCGCCATCATGGAAGGCGAAGCGCACGGATTTGGTTCAGTCCGTCCGTTTTGACGATCCGGAACAAATGGTGGCGTTTTGCCAAGCGATTCAGGCTTCCTCCCCAGTCAACGCTCATTTCACTCCGTATCCGAGCGACATGCCCGGCTATGAAGACAAAGTGATCATGGCCGCCGGCACGTTCGTCCAAGGGGCAAGCATGGAGTTGACGGCCGACGGGCCGTTGCGCCCCCCATATGTCGCGTATGTGCAAGGCGGATTGACGTATTCGCATGTGAAAATCGCCGTCTGTTCCGCCATTGAGCGTTTGCTTGAACAGCGGTTGATTTGTTTGTGA